The following are encoded together in the Thiobacillus sp. SCUT-2 genome:
- a CDS encoding glycine cleavage system protein R, with protein MSNDSESLVITASGEDKIGLVEGLTRRIADSGCNIEESRMAALGGRFALLMRVSGSWDALAKLEARLPSVGEELGLAIIQQRTRPTRAAKPLIPYMVDVTALDQPGIVNSLANFFARLHINIEALDTDTYPAPHTGAPMFAVHMTLGIPADAHIATLRGDFLDYCDDQNLDATFEPMRS; from the coding sequence ATGTCGAACGACAGCGAATCCCTCGTCATCACCGCCAGCGGTGAAGACAAAATCGGCCTGGTGGAGGGCCTGACGCGCCGCATCGCGGACAGCGGCTGCAACATCGAGGAATCGCGCATGGCCGCCCTCGGCGGCCGCTTCGCGCTGCTGATGCGGGTGTCGGGCAGCTGGGACGCGCTGGCCAAGCTCGAGGCGCGCCTGCCGAGCGTCGGCGAGGAGCTGGGTCTGGCCATCATCCAGCAGCGCACCCGCCCGACGCGGGCCGCCAAGCCGCTGATTCCCTACATGGTCGACGTCACCGCACTCGATCAGCCGGGCATCGTCAACAGCCTGGCCAATTTCTTCGCGCGCCTGCACATCAACATCGAGGCGCTCGACACCGATACCTACCCGGCGCCCCATACCGGCGCGCCGATGTTTGCCGTCCACATGACGCTGGGCATCCCGGCGGACGCGCACATCGCCACGCTGCGCGGCGATTTTCTCGACTACTGCGACGACCAGAATCTCGACGCCACCTTCGAGCCGATGCGCAGCTGA